The region TGGCCAAGCGGGACTACTACGAAATCCTCGGCGTGTCCCGAACCGCCTCCGAGGACGAGATCAAGAAGGCTTACCGCAAGCTGGCGTTCGAATTCCATCCGGATCGCAACCAGGATGACCCGGAGGCGGAAACCAAGTTCAAGGAGGCCGCCGAGGCCTATGAAGTCCTGCGCGATCCGGAGAAGCGCAAGCGTTTCGACCAGTTCGGCCACGAGGGCTTGGGCAACGGCTTCTCCGGCTTCAACAGCGCCGAGGACATCTTCGGGGCCTTCAGCGACATCTTCGGCGAGGTCTTCGGCTTCGCCTCGGCCTCCCGCGGGCCCCGCCCTCGCGCCGGGTCCGACCTGCGGTACGACCTGACCATTTCCTTCCGCGAGGCGGCCCGGGGAACGGAGGTCGAACTGGAGATCCCCATGGACACGGTCTGCTCCACGTGCAAGGGCACGGGCGCCGAGCCGGGCACCTCGCCGGAGGTCTGCCGCCAGTGCGGCGGCAGCGGCCACGTGCAGCAGTCCCAGGGCTTCTTCCGCATTTCCGTGCCCTGTCCGGTGTGCCACGGCCAGGGGCGCGTCATCACCCGTTATTGCCCGGACTGCCGGGGACACGGCCAAGTGACCGAGACCAAGCAATTGCACGTGCGCATTCCCGCCGGTGTGGACACCGGGGCCAGACTGCGCCTGCGCGGCGAGGGCGAGGCCGGCCGCCACGGCGGCCCCCACGGCGACCTCTACGTGGTCATCACCGTGGAGCCGGATAAGACGTTGCGCCGTCAGGGCCAGAATCTCGTGGCTTCCTGCGAGATCGACATGGTCCAGGCGGCGCTCGGGGCCAAGGTCGAGGTGCCCACCCTGGACGAGACCGTGACCGTGGACGTGCCCAAGGGCACCCAGCACGGCGAGGTCTTCCGCCTGCGTGGACTGGGGCTGCCGCACGTGGGCAGCACCCAGAAGGGCGATCTGCTGGTTGAGGTGCGCGTGCGCATTCCCAGCCGTTTGAACAAGCGCCAGGAGGAGATCCTGCGTGAGTTCGCGGAGATCGAGTCCGGCAAGGCCGTGAACAAGGTCCAAAAGCTTTTCAAGAAGACCATGGACAAGGTCATGGGAGAGTAGAGTGGGAGAGGACTTCACCCATATCGCCGCCGATGGGTCGGCCCGCATGGTCGATGTTTCGGACAAGCGCGAAACCGTCCGGGTGGCCATCGTCCGGGCGCATGTGGCCATGTCCCCCGCCACCCTGGATCTTCTGGATCGTCGGGCCCTGCCCAAGGGCGACGCCCTGAACACCGCCCGCGTGGCGGGCATCCTGGCGGCCAAGAAGACCGCCGACCTCATCCCGCTCTGCCACCCTCTGCCTCTGAGCTTCGTGGACGTGCGTTTCGGCGTGAACCGCGAGGCGAATAGGGTGGAGGTGGAGGCCGAGGCCCGCACTCGGGCCCAGACCGGGGTGGAGATGGAGGCCCTGCTGGCCGCCCAGGTGGCTTGCGCCACCATCTACGACATGTGCAAGGCGGTGCAGAAGGACATGGTCATCGGCGATTGCCGGTTGGTTTACAAATCCGGCGGCAAGAGCGGGGAGTTCAAGGCCGAATAGCTTGCTCGGAAGGCTGCAGTCGAAGGCCGTCGCGCATGTGGGCGCGGCGGCCTTTTTCATTGCGTCGGCGGTGTGTTGCCGGTCTGCCGTCCGTGGAGCACGTCGTCCAGCACGAGCCATTCGTCGCCTGTGGCGGTGGCGAAGCGCTGTTCCAGCAGAGCCCGGACGCGCGGAACCTTCAGGTTGGAGCGCAGGGACCAGCGCGCGGTGAATCCCAGGAGCTTGGCGCCCTCGTCGTCGGCGGACACGGAGAGACAGGCCGCGCGGACGATGTCCTCCACGAAGGTCGGGTCGTCCGAGGCCAGATAGCGCATCCAGAGGCAGTCCAGGTCTTGGGCCGTCTGTCGCAATTCTTCCTCATCGCGGGGCGAGGTGACTGCCAGCAGCGGGCGGGGGCCCTCGGCCAGCATGCCCTGCAGGAGCGCTGCCAGGTGCGGCGCGGTCCAGGTGGGACGAAGACGCGCCAGCAGGGCGCGCGACTCGGGCACACCGGCGTACCAGACGGCGTTCAGGAAGATCACCCGGGCCGTGGGGTTGGGGTCGGCCTCCAGGGCCGTCACGGCCTGTTCGCGTTGTTGGGACGAGGATCGGAACAGGGCCGTGCCGAAAAAGTAGGCCAGCGGGCGGCGCAGCTGCTGCGCCTTGAACAGGCCGGAGCCCGCGAAATAGCTGATGCCGTCTGCCAGACGGCCCGGCTCGGGGTGCCGGCCGTAGTTCTCCACCCAGTCCATGAAGGTCTGGTCGGCGTCGAAGCCCGCCGCCGAGGCCGGAAAGGGCGCGGCCAACAGGAAGACCAGGAGCAGGGTGACGAAGGTTCGGATCATCACCAGACCATGCGCATCTTCACGCCCTTGGTTGCGATGTGCTGCTTGATCTGTGGAATGGTGTACTCGCCGTAATGCACGATGGAGGCGATGAGCGCCGCCGAGGCTCCGGCCTGGGTGAAGGCGTCGGCCATGTGCTCGGGCGAGCCCGCGCCGCCGGAGGCGATGACCGGGATGCCCACGCTTCGGACCATGAGCCGGGTCAATTCCAGGTCGTAGCCCTCCTTGGTGCCGTCGGCATCAATGGAGTTCAGGCAGATCTCGCCCGCGCCCAAGGCTTCTCCGGATCGGGCCCATTCCAGAGCGTCCAGCCCGGTGGGTTTGCGCCCGCCGTGGATGACCACCTCGAAGCCCGAGGGGATGGTCTCGCTCTTCGGCACGCGCTTCACGTCCATGCCCAGCACCACGCACTGGGAACCGAAGGCCGCCGCGCCCTGGCTGATCACGTCCGGGTTCTTCACCGCGCCGGAGTTCACGGAGACCTTTTCGGCCCCGGCCAGGAGCACGGCGCGCATGTCCTCCAGGGTGTTGATGCCGCCGCCCACGGAGAAGGGGATGAAGATCCGCGAGGCGACCTTTTCCACCACGTCCAGGAAGATGCCCCGGCCTTCGGCCGAGGCCGTGATGTCGTAGAAGACGATCTCGTCGGCGCCCTGCTCGTAGTAGTGGCGGGCGCTTTCCACCGGGTCGCCTATGTCCACGTTACCCTGGAATTTGACGCCCTTGGTCAGCTTGCCGTCGCGCACGTCCAGGCAGGGGATGATCCTCTTACTGAGCATCGGCGGCCTCCCGGCAGTAGTCTGCGAAATTGGAGAGCAGTTGGAGCCCGGGCCAGCCGCTTTTTTCGGGGTGGAACTGGACGGCCCAGAGCCCGCGTCGTCCGTGGACTGAGCAGAAGGGGCGGCCGTAGACGGTCTGGCCGATGACGTATTCCTCGGCGGGAGCCGGAAAATAGCTGTGCACGAAGTAGAATTCGCTGCGCGGGTCGATGCCCCGGAACAGTTCGCAGTCGACGCGCAACTGCACGGAGTTCCAGCCCATGTGCGGTACCTTGATGGGGATGCGGCCCTCGGCGTCCTCGGTCCAGGACGGGTTGAACAGGCGGCACTCGCCTGGGATCACGGAGAGGGCCTTGGTGTCGTTCTCCTCCGAGTAGTCCAGGAGAATCTGACAGCCCACGCAAATGCCGAGCAGAGGTTTTTCCTGCCAGATGAGCGACTTGAGGACCGCGTCCAAGCCCTCGCCCACCAATTCATCCATCGCCGTTCCGGCCGCGCCCACGCCGGGGAAGATGACCCCCTGGGCTTGCTCCAGTTCGGCGGGATCGGCTGTGATCGTGTTTTCGATGCCCAGGGAGTCCAGAGCCCTGCGCACGCTGGTCTGGTTGCCGGCCTTGTACTTGAGGATGGCGAGCATGGCGTCTCCTTCGCTTACAGAAACGGCCAGTAGTAGAAATCGTCCTTGAGTTCAAGGGTGGGAAGTCGTCCCCGTCGAGATCGTCCCTG is a window of Desulfovibrio aminophilus DSM 12254 DNA encoding:
- the dnaJ gene encoding molecular chaperone DnaJ, translated to MAKRDYYEILGVSRTASEDEIKKAYRKLAFEFHPDRNQDDPEAETKFKEAAEAYEVLRDPEKRKRFDQFGHEGLGNGFSGFNSAEDIFGAFSDIFGEVFGFASASRGPRPRAGSDLRYDLTISFREAARGTEVELEIPMDTVCSTCKGTGAEPGTSPEVCRQCGGSGHVQQSQGFFRISVPCPVCHGQGRVITRYCPDCRGHGQVTETKQLHVRIPAGVDTGARLRLRGEGEAGRHGGPHGDLYVVITVEPDKTLRRQGQNLVASCEIDMVQAALGAKVEVPTLDETVTVDVPKGTQHGEVFRLRGLGLPHVGSTQKGDLLVEVRVRIPSRLNKRQEEILREFAEIESGKAVNKVQKLFKKTMDKVMGE
- the hisF gene encoding imidazole glycerol phosphate synthase subunit HisF; the encoded protein is MLSKRIIPCLDVRDGKLTKGVKFQGNVDIGDPVESARHYYEQGADEIVFYDITASAEGRGIFLDVVEKVASRIFIPFSVGGGINTLEDMRAVLLAGAEKVSVNSGAVKNPDVISQGAAAFGSQCVVLGMDVKRVPKSETIPSGFEVVIHGGRKPTGLDALEWARSGEALGAGEICLNSIDADGTKEGYDLELTRLMVRSVGIPVIASGGAGSPEHMADAFTQAGASAALIASIVHYGEYTIPQIKQHIATKGVKMRMVW
- the moaC gene encoding cyclic pyranopterin monophosphate synthase MoaC yields the protein MGEDFTHIAADGSARMVDVSDKRETVRVAIVRAHVAMSPATLDLLDRRALPKGDALNTARVAGILAAKKTADLIPLCHPLPLSFVDVRFGVNREANRVEVEAEARTRAQTGVEMEALLAAQVACATIYDMCKAVQKDMVIGDCRLVYKSGGKSGEFKAE
- the hisH gene encoding imidazole glycerol phosphate synthase subunit HisH translates to MLAILKYKAGNQTSVRRALDSLGIENTITADPAELEQAQGVIFPGVGAAGTAMDELVGEGLDAVLKSLIWQEKPLLGICVGCQILLDYSEENDTKALSVIPGECRLFNPSWTEDAEGRIPIKVPHMGWNSVQLRVDCELFRGIDPRSEFYFVHSYFPAPAEEYVIGQTVYGRPFCSVHGRRGLWAVQFHPEKSGWPGLQLLSNFADYCREAADAQ